A stretch of the Bdellovibrio sp. 22V genome encodes the following:
- a CDS encoding 3D domain-containing protein → MKANLLSLVTIAALSFSLISCAVSKSSDGRGMNPTIYFKPTIHQDKSNCSANDLRDLLSPKGRTLATLCSKDYDQCLLQGSCFVDDGTKISSYNYHSTKEGVPRFIDVELKECPYGYGVNGSCLDPYFSVAADLSIYQVGDVLFIPRLVGAALPNGEIHDGYVIVRDTGGAIVGANRFDFFTGFYDHRAKENTLARLGFSDPRNHFEFRLATAEEAQAVRVRRNYPRLKQDVLEEGIARSL, encoded by the coding sequence ATGAAGGCAAATCTGTTGTCGCTCGTCACTATTGCAGCGCTTTCTTTTTCTCTGATCTCTTGCGCCGTTTCGAAGTCTTCAGATGGTCGCGGGATGAACCCCACGATTTATTTTAAACCGACAATCCATCAAGATAAATCGAACTGCTCAGCGAACGATCTTCGCGATTTGCTTTCTCCCAAAGGGCGCACTTTAGCCACATTATGCTCCAAAGATTACGATCAATGTTTGCTGCAAGGTTCCTGCTTTGTGGATGATGGAACTAAAATCAGCTCTTACAACTATCATTCAACTAAAGAGGGCGTGCCGCGTTTTATCGACGTGGAATTGAAAGAGTGTCCTTACGGGTACGGCGTTAACGGCAGTTGCTTGGACCCTTATTTTTCTGTAGCGGCGGATCTTAGCATTTATCAAGTCGGTGACGTGCTTTTCATTCCTCGTTTAGTTGGAGCCGCATTGCCGAATGGCGAGATCCACGACGGGTATGTGATCGTCCGAGACACCGGTGGAGCCATCGTCGGTGCGAATCGTTTTGATTTCTTTACGGGGTTTTATGATCATCGCGCGAAAGAAAACACCTTGGCGCGCCTTGGTTTCAGTGATCCTCGCAACCACTTTGAATTCAGACTTGCAACGGCCGAGGAAGCTCAAGCCGTTCGCGTTCGTCGCAACTATCCTCGTCTTAAGCAGGACGTCCTTGAAGAAGGAATCGCTCGCTCTTTATAG